The Henckelia pumila isolate YLH828 chromosome 2, ASM3356847v2, whole genome shotgun sequence genome includes a window with the following:
- the LOC140883327 gene encoding transcription factor HHO2: MGSLMASELSLDRRVLSAPSIGGFLTQVSRIHDKSERMAKIGDYVYGLQVEIKKIEVFKRELPLCTRIVNDAMVIMKEELEQYKIPKATPVLKEFIPLKRSNDEKEEKNEIGKENDVNGIDKMNWMSSVQLCNPIDQNHHPNSGSGNDNQTLNLDKIKGVEEEMNPPMMNSIPRSGMNMAIGTAFVPFKGRNNFPMAMMVKEDRDELNGLTPRVVRIKNPGEDIDSVGFSSKSSCSKSGSSSATDYQSNLRARQKHQQMTRKQRRCWSPELHRRFIDALQQLGGAQAATPKQIRELMQVDGLSNDEVKSHLQKYRLHTRKVSTSHPSTDPAVLEGMWMSKEQYSESSRLGNSQSGSPQAHMKVTGGHSMDDEDDEDDEKFESQSWKNQITL; encoded by the exons ATGGGTTCATTGATGGCATCGGAGCTGAGCTTGGATCGCAGGGTTTTATCGGCACCGTCGATCGGGGGGTTTCTCACGCAGGTTTCGAGGATTCATGATAAATCTGAGAGGATGGCCAAGATTGGTGATTACGTTTATGGGCTTCAAGTCGAGATTAAGAAGATTGAGGTTTTTAAAAGGGAACTGCCTCTTTGCACGCGCATCGTCAATGATG CGATGGTGATAATGAAGGAAGAGTTAGAGCAGTATAAGATACCTAAGGCGACACCAGTGTTGAAAGAATTCATTCCATTGAAGAGAAGCAATGatgaaaaagaagagaaaaatgaGATCGGTAAAGAAAATGACGTTAACGGCATTGATAAAATGAACTGGATGAGCTCCGTGCAGTTATGCAACCCAATCGATCAGAATCATCATCCAAATTCTGGTTCCGGCAACGATAATCAAACCTTAAATCTCGACAAAATCAAG GGTGTTGAAGAGGAAATGAATCCACCGATGATGAACAGTATACCTAGGAGTGGTATGAACATGGCCATAGGTACGGCATTTGTCCCGTTTAAGGGGCGGAATAACTTTCCCATGGCAATGATGGTGAAGGAAGACCGTGATGAACTCAATGGGCTTACGCCTCGTGTTGTTAGGATCAAGAATCCAGGCGAGGACATTGATTCTGTTGGTTTTAGCTCTAAATCGAGTTGTAGCAAATCAGGGTCCTCTTCTGCCACTGACTATCAATCGAATTTACGGGCTCGACAGAAGCATCAGCAGATGACTAGGAAGCAAAGGAGATGCTGGTCACCTGAGTTGCATCGCCGGTTTATCGATGCCCTGCAGCAGCTTGGAGGTGCCCAAG CTGCGACTCCTAAACAAATTAGAGAGCTTATGCAAGTTGATGGTCTATCTAATGATGAAGTGAAGAGTCATTTGCAA AAATATCGGCTTCACACTCGTAAAGTTTCTACAAGCCACCCCTCCACCGATCCTGCCGTTCTTGAAGGTATGTGGATGTCCAAAGAACAGTATAGTGAATCCTCAAGGCTGGGAAATTCCCAATCTGGATCCCCTCAGGCCCATATGAAGGTAACAGGAGGCCACAGCATGGACGACGAAGATGACGAAGACGATGAAAAGTTCGAGTCTCAGAGTTGGAAGAATCAAATTACATTATGA